The genomic interval CACTATATTATTTACCgcttatagttttttatgaGTAGTATGTTGAGCTTTATGAGTACTGATCTGTTATTGCTTTAGCTGGTTAAGTTTTGTCAAAGGAACCACGGCTTTCTTCACGAAGTGGCAAACTTAAATTGGTGCCTTTATTTCAGTTCAAGGAGTTGGCTCAGGCTTATGAGGTGCTGAGTGATCCTGAGAAGCGTGAAATCTATGATCAGTATGGTGAAGATGCTCTCAAGGAGGGGATGGGTCCTGGTGGGGGAATGCACGATCCATTTGACATTTTCTCCTCGTTCTTTGGAGGTGGCGGCTTTGGAGGTCTGAGACATGAGAAACTGCAAAATTCAATCTCCTGGTGGCTGCAATTTGATTAGATTTTGACTGACTTGCCGTGTTTTGCAGGTGGTAGCAGTAGGGGCAGGAGGCAGCGCAGGGGAGAGGATGTGGTTCATCCTCTGAAGGTTTCTTTGGATGAATTGTACAATGGCACATCAAAGaagctctccctctctcgcaATGTGATCTGCTCCAAGTGCAATGGGTATGCCATTAGCTTCTTTTTGCGGGTCCTAAATCTTGCATGAACTGCTTGCTGTTCTGATCTTCTCACTGTTCTGTGGTCATCCTGCAGCAAGGGTTCGAAGTCTGGAGCTTCCATGAAGTGTGCTGGTTGCCAAGGTTCTGGTATGAAGGTTCAAATTCGCCAGTTGGGGCCAGGAATGATTCAGCAAATGCAACATCCCTGCAACGAGTGCAAGGGAACTGGCGAGACCATCAATGACAAGGATAGATGCCCAGGTTGCAAGGGTGAGAAGGTAGTGCAGGAGAAGAAGGTTCTTGAGGTGATGGTCGAGAAGGGCATGCAGAATGGACAGAAGATCACCTTCCCTGGCGAGGCTGATGAAGCGGTATGTCTGTTCCCGATTCCTCATCACCTTGTAGTTAAATGGTTCCAAGCTGTAGCACTTCATGTGCGTTTTCAAAGCTGCTAACTGTGACTAATCTGTGCGTTGTGCAGCCTGATACTGTGACTGGAGACATTATCTTCGTCCTCCAGCAGAAGGAGCATCCCAAGTTCAAGAGAAAGGGAGATGACCTCTTCTACGAGCACACCCTGACACTCACTGAGGCGCTTTGCGGCTTCCAGTTTGTTCTCACTCACCTGGACAACCGGCAGCTGCTCATCAAGTCCAAGCCGGGTGAAGTCGTCAAACCTGGTGAGTCTAACTTCAATGAAAGATACACGACTGAGTACTAGCTTTTCAGAAGCTATTCGATTGTTAAACTCATCGGTCACTTGATCATCTTGTTGCAGATTCATTCAAGGCTGTCAATGACGAGGGCATGCCGATGTACCAGCGGCCATTCATGAAGGGGAAGCTCTACATCCACTTCTCTGTGGAGTTCCCCGACTCCCTGAACCCCGACCAGTGCAAGGCCCTCGAGACCGTCCTCCCGCCGAGGCCGGTGTCGCAGTACACGGACATGGAGCTCGACGAGTGCGAGGAGACCATGCCGTACGACGTCAACATCGAGGAGGAgatgaggcggcggcagcaacagcagcagcaggaggcctacgacgaggacgaggacatgcacggcggcggcgcccagcGCGTGCAGTGCGCCCAGCAGTAAGCAGCAAAAGCGCCGTGCACGTTCTTGCACGGCTTTGACAGCGGCGACAaattggttttcttttcgCTCCTCGGGCGATAATACTGTCATCAAGTTTTCCATGTTAGGCTCGTGATGATGTGATACTACTTTCGGTGCTATATATGATACTATTGCGTATTAATGACGTACATCAGTTGGTTCCTGAAACGAAAACGAAATCCCTGCTACGCTTGCTGCGTCCTGCTGTGTGACATATTGTTGCTTCCCGGAGATAATGCTCAATCGGCTCTGGAATTTTCTCGTAGAGGTTCGTCCATGCATCAGGCCATCAGGGCCTCGCCGTTGGAATCAAAGAGGAGGGCCTAGCTGTTGGAATCAAACGGCGCAAATTCGTATTTCGTACTTTTCTGGAACGGAGGGGGTAGAGCATAATTAGGCAAACAACGCAAATTCATATTTTCTGGAAGTTAATAGAACCCAGCTGAAACGTTCAGGGGCTTCATGTTACTAAAATGTTGACAATTTAAATAATActactttttaataatattttgtttgctattaaaatataccaaTAACAGTATTAGCAATGGCAAAACTCCACTAGCTATTGCTAATCTTTTGGTAGGGAAAATGAGCAATCCTGATACCCACGTAATAAACCatttagagcatctctaatagctcatctaaatttagttatctatattttcatttggatgattatctaaaacactttcatctttcatatctctttatactccagcagatcatctatatatggcatcCTCCATATCTATTTGAAGGATGGATaacattcaaaaataaatgacgCAATATTTCTGCTGGAgcttaacttttactcttcatcctctatttttagaaagaGGATGATATTTCAGGACGAGGATGGATGGATAAGCTTTTActctttatcctctatttctaggaagaggatgagatagataagctgttgggaATGCTCTTAACCTGCTAGTATAATCTTTGTAAAACAGACGAACTAAAATTGTGAAAAAGCgggttaaaaaaatgattgccCGTCCAACTCATACCGCTATCTCTTGGCATAATAACGAATCAATCAACATCGTAATTGAGTGGTGTTGTAGCCCGATCATTGACGAAAcgtgtaatttttataagaaagttCAATCAGATTTCCTTTGAAAATCCTATAACGAAACCATGGAAAGAAGTGGCTCTTTGGAAGGGCTGTCATGACTCATGAGGGAGAATAGGCTgctattttccaaaaaaaagcaTGAATTTGTGCGTTGCTTGATCCACTCACAGGGGGCGCATTTAGGGAAGGCATAACTGGAGGCAGGCTGCTGAAGCAATGCATAATTATCCATATTCGatccaacccaacccacctaaacaaaaaatgatttccGTGCTTCCGGCAGCTGACCTTCCATCCTGACTAGCCGGCGGTTCAACTCATTTTTGTTTCCTGAACCTGCATTTTATTGAGACAGAAGTAACAAAGGAAACAATATTTGGAATACATCCGTCTCCGAACAACTATTTGCTCGGCTCCGAAGTATCAGTCCGTTTCGCTTTGATCTTTGATTTGACGTCCCCGTAGGTGTGAAGCAAACATGTAGGGTCTTTTTCTTCGAaggatttttaaagaaaatttaaagaaaCTAAGCTATTTCATctgaaatttctataaaattcttgtgttttgaAGAGGGCCA from Oryza brachyantha chromosome 3, ObraRS2, whole genome shotgun sequence carries:
- the LOC102703666 gene encoding dnaJ protein homolog, with product MFGRAPKKSDNTRYYEVLGVPKDASQDDLKKAYRKAAIKNHPDKGGDPEKFKELAQAYEVLSDPEKREIYDQYGEDALKEGMGPGGGMHDPFDIFSSFFGGGGFGGGSSRGRRQRRGEDVVHPLKVSLDELYNGTSKKLSLSRNVICSKCNGKGSKSGASMKCAGCQGSGMKVQIRQLGPGMIQQMQHPCNECKGTGETINDKDRCPGCKGEKVVQEKKVLEVMVEKGMQNGQKITFPGEADEAPDTVTGDIIFVLQQKEHPKFKRKGDDLFYEHTLTLTEALCGFQFVLTHLDNRQLLIKSKPGEVVKPDSFKAVNDEGMPMYQRPFMKGKLYIHFSVEFPDSLNPDQCKALETVLPPRPVSQYTDMELDECEETMPYDVNIEEEMRRRQQQQQQEAYDEDEDMHGGGAQRVQCAQQ